AGCAGTCATAGACTATTTGGGGGGCTAGTTGGGGAAGGCAGGAGCCGTTGGATAATGGAGAACAGGGAGATAACTTCGGGCGATCGCCGATCTCCCGGTTGCCGAATCTTGCTGAATCTTGCTGAAGCTCTGCAATTCCCCTCTACTTCCCATGCATACCCTGCCCCCCGGCACTTTTGGACTCCCCTTTCTCGGCGAGACGCTCAACTTCTTTACCGATCCCAACTTTGCCCAAAAGCGCCATGAACAGTATGGCGACCTGTTCAAAACGCGCCTGTTGGGGAAGCCGACGATTTTTATGCGGGGCGTGGAAGCGAATCAGTTTGTGCTGAGCAACGAAAACACGTACTTTAGCGTGGACTGGCCGCCCAGCACCAAGGCGCTGCTGGGGAAACTGTCTCTGGCGCTGCAAACCGGGCACGAGCACCAGTCTCGCCGCAGGCTGCTGGCTCAGGCTTTTATGCCGCGAGCGTTGTCGGGCTATATCAGCACAATGGAAGCCATCACGCAGCGCTATACCCAGCGCTGGCAGCAGCAGGGCCAGCTAACGTGGTATCCCGAACTGCGAAACTACACGCTGGATATTGCCTGCAAGCTGTTGGTGGGGCTGGACAAGGGTTCCCAAACTCGCCTAGGGCACGTTTTTGAAACCTGGTGTCAGGGTTTATTTTCAATTCCGCTCAATGTGCCGTGGACGGCATTTGGCAAGGCCAAGCGGGCGCGGCGGCTGCTATTAGAAGAAATGGAGCAAATTATCCGCGATCGCCAGCAGAGACTCTCTCAGTCCCTCAATTCCTCAGATGGGCCAGAGTCAGACGGGTCAGAGGCTAGCGACGCGCTGGATTTGCTGATTCGCGCCCGCGACGAAGACGGGCAGGGCCTCAGCCTGGAAGAGCTAAAGGATCAAGTCTTGCTGCTGTTGTTTGCAGGGCATGAAACCTTGACCTCGGCGATCGCCTCCTTTTGCCTGCTCACGGCCCAGTCGCCCGACGTGCTAGACAAACTGCGGGCCGAGCAGCGCGGGTTTGACCCAGCCGCGCCGCTGAGCCTCGATTTGCTGAAACAAATGACCTATCTAGAGCAAGTGTTGCGAGAGGTGCTGCGGCGTATTCCCCCGGTCGGCGGCGGCTTTCGCACAGTGCTGCAAGACTGTGCTTATGGTGGCTACACCATCCCCAAAAACTGGAGCGTGCTGTATCAAATTGGGCCGACGCACCAAGATGCATCCCTCTATCCCCAGCCAGAGCAGTTTGACCCAGAGCGATTTAGTGCTGCCCAACTGGGCGATCGCTCGGCCGATCAGCAGCGCTACGGATACGTGCCCTTTGGCGGCGGCATCCGCGAGTGTTTGGGCAAGGAATTTGCTCGGCTAGAAATGAAGATCTTTGCCACCCACCTGCTGCGGCATTGGCAATGGACGCTGCTGCCCGACCAAGACTTGAGCATGGTGATTGTCCCCACGCCCCACCCCCGCGACGGGCTGCGGGTGGCGTTTGTGGCACGGGAGGCAGGCTGATGGCGGCTTCTCCCCCGTTTATCGTCATCAACGGCCAGCAGCAGCTTTCTCTTGCCCAGGCGGTGCGATATTTGCAGGCAGCGGGCAAGCTGGACGAAATGATTGGCGAAATCCTGCGGCAGTTTGTGCTGGATCAGGCATTGGGCGATCGCGCTGCGGGGCAGCCAACCGGGGCAGCGGTGGAGGCGGCGATCGCCCACTTTCGCCAGCAGGCAGATTTGACCGATCCCCTCGCGTTTCAGACTTGGTTGGAGTCTCAAGGGCTGGATGCAGAAGCCCTGCAAACCCAGACCCAGCGAGAACTCCAGCTTCGCCAACTGCGCGATCGCCTGACGGAGCCGCACCTGTCGCAGTATTTCATTGAGCGCAAGCTGGATTTGGATCAGGTTGTGCTGTCGCGGCTGGCGGTGGGCGATCGCGATCTGGCAGAGGAGCTATATCAACAATTGCTAGAGGGCGCAAGTTTCGAGACCCTGGCGCAGGACTATTCCCAAACGGGCGATCGCCTGTTCAATGGAATGCTGGGGCTACTCAGCCGGGGCAGCCTGCCCGATGCCCTCCGCGCTGCCGTGGATGCGGCCACTCCTGGCGATGTGCTGCCGCCGCTGTTTATCGAGCAAGAAAACCTGTGGTGCGTCTTCCGGCTGGATCGCGTCCTGCCTGCCACACTCGACCACCCCGAAGTGCTGGAAACCCTGCGGAATGAGCTATTCGACCAGTGGATCATGCGGCAGCTCGATGGGCTGGATATTGAGGTGTTGGTGGGAGAGTGAGGGGTTTGGATTTTGGATTTTGGGTAGGCGGGCAATCTAAAATCGCCAATCTAAAATCCCCAACCTAAAATCGCCAATCTAAAATCGAGATCGCGATGCAGCTTCATCCCGGCTTCTGTCCTGGTCTTTCTTCGGGCATTCCCAGCGTGGCGATCGCCGCGATGCCCAAAATCGACACCAGCAAGCCTGTTGAACCCAGCGTGGTGCTGCCCAAGGCTAGGATCAGGCTGAGCGCCAGGACAATCCAGCGATTGGGATGGCGAAGCTGGCGAATGGCGTTGACGAGTAAGTAAATAAACAGCGCAGGCAGGGCAAAGGTCAGCCAGCGTTCGGGAATCTGGAGACCAACGACGCAGCCGAGCCAGGTTCCTGCCACCCACGCTCCCCAGCAGCAGCAGTGCATCCCCAAATAATAGGCAAATGGGCGCTGCGGGTCAGACATTTCCAGGGCAAAAACTTCATCCACCAGCCCGTGGCAGAGCAGCCAGCGCTGCCAGGTGGGGAACTGGGCATAGCGATGACGGGCGATCGCCAGGCTCATGGGCACATGGCGCAGGTTCATCACCAGCACGGTGATCCCGATGCTCAGCGCGGCTAGCCCCTGCCGCAAGCCTTCTACGGCCGCAAACTGGGACGCGCCTGCAAAGATCCAGGCCGACATACCCAGGGTCGCTTCCACCGATAGCCGGGCCTGGATGGCGATCGCCCCAAAGCTGACAGCCGTGGGCAAAAATCCGGCTACAATTCCCAGCGCCCGCGTCCCGCCGCGCAAAAACTCTCGCATGTCTGCTTCTCCGGTTGGTTCAGGACTGACGCACTTGCGATAAGTTTTCTGGGTTGTGGAGGATTTTTCGCGGGCGCAGCCCGCGAAAAATCCTCCAACTGCGTAAGTCCTATGGTTGTTCATTGGCTTAACTTTTGGCTTAACAGCGGCAACGGCGGTGGTGTTGCAGGGGGGCGATCGCTAGACTAAGGCCATCAGCAATCAGTTCTCGAACCCCCCGAAACTTATGAGAAATACTCATCCTGACTACAGTTGGCTGTTTCGGTTTGCGGTGCGCGTGTTGAAATACTTTCTTCTAACGCTGTTTGGAATTTTGGTAGCAATTGTGCTGTCAAAGGTTTTAGTGATTGCCCCTCTCCTGCATCTCCTGGTGAGCATTTTGGATGCCGCCCTGTTTAAGACGATGGGGTTGGTCTTTTGCCTGATGGCGATCGCCGTGGTGGTGGAGTCGATTCGCTAGGAGCCGTCTATCGCCCGCTGCACTTTGGCGACCTGCTTGGGCGCGTCTGTTTTTTGGAAGAGGGCGATTGCCGCCTGAAAGCTTTCTTCGCTGCGGTGGGTGTCGCCCATTGCCCGATAGGTCAGCCCTTGCTGGTAGTAGGCTTCGGCCAGGTCATACTTTGCGCCCACGTCCCGCAGGTATTGAATCGAAGCCTGATGTTTTGCAACGGCCTGGTCATAGCGTCCCTCTTCGGTGTCGAGTGCGGCATCTCCATAGAGCGCCTTGGAGGTGGCTTGTCCGTAAGCGCTGCGTTCTCCAAAATCTAGCACGCGATGATAGAGCAGGCGCGACCGCTGAATTTCGCCCAGTTCCCGGTAGGTCAGCCCCAAGAAAAACAGGCGATATTCCGTCACCCAGCTTGGCAATTGGTGATCGCCCAGTTGTTCGACGGCTGTGTAGAGGTCATCTGCAATGTTTCGCGCTGCCTTGCGATTCCCCAGCCGCAGGTGGAGATAGGCAATGTAAAACAAGACCGACCTGCGGTAACGGGCATCGGTCAGCGGTTGGCAAAGCTGCTCGACCTGGCTATGGGCCGCCATGCCCGCTTCGTATTCGCCTAGGGCAATCTGGCAGATGCCAATGGTCAGCAGGGCGTTGATTTCCACCAGCCGCAGCTTGAAGGCCGTATCGTCGTCTGGGGGCGTTTGCAAGACCGATTGGGCGATCGCCCGCGCTTTTTGGCAGCATCTCACCGCCTCGTGGATATTATCAGACGAATAGTAGTAGACCGCGCCCAAAATGCCGTAGAGTCTGGCGCGGCGATAGCTGTCGGGGAGCCGATCCACCACCGCCAGGATCACCTCCTCCGCCTGACTCAGTAGCCCCCGCTTGTAGAGCGATCGCCCCAGCGATTCGTTTGTGCCCCAGCGGTTGGGTCGCTTTTGAATAATCACGTCCGCCGCTGCCTCGTGGTCGCCCCGGTCGATGTAGTGATAGTAGGCTTCCAGCGCCGTTTGCACATCGTCTTGCGTGATGATGGTGGTCACCCGCTCGGTCCAAAATTCTGCGGCGTGGCGGTGGGCCGTGGCATAGTCGGGGGTGCTGGCCAGCCGATCGAGCGCCTGGGCGCGAATCACTGGATGCAGCCAGTAGCGCTCCTGTTCGCACTCCACCAGCGATCGGTCTTGCAGCGCTCGAACCACGCGGCGATGGCGGCTCTCTGGCACGTCCCACAGCAGGCAAAATAGCCCTTCTATCGGCACCGTCGGCACGTCCTGATAGCGATAGCAGCCCATGCGACACAGCAGGTTATAGGCATCGGGCGATAGCTCTTGCAGTCGGTTGAACTGCTGGTTGACCTGGTCTTCTAGCTCGCAATGGCTCAGCAGGTTGGTCTGGTTGACCCGCCAATAGGCCGCCACATCCCCCGCAAAATCTTCGGCGATGCTGCTGCCGATTAGATCCATGCTTTTGGCATTGCCGCCGTGGGCCCGGTGTAGCGCCTGCATCGCAGGGGTATCGACACAGCGCAGCCCGCGATTTTGAAACACCTTTTCCCAGGCGGGCAGGGCTAGCCCCCGCAGCGGATAATGCTGCACCGACACCATATATTCGTGCAGGCGTTCGCGGCTGGTGATCAGCGTTGTAGACTGCACCGACGGGTCGGCCAGCACGTTGAGCAACTCCACATAGCGGCGATGTGGCTCGATAAAGCGTCCGTCCGGGTCGAGGGCGGGTTCCAAGTTGTCGATCAAAATGCCGAGGCGATTCCCGTAGGGATCGCTTTGCGAATCGCCCTGGAGCTTGCGCTTGAGCCGATCCAGCGACACGAAAAACTCGCGGCCCGGTTCTTCGCCCAACTGCCGCAGCTTTTCCTCCAGCAGCGCCTCAACCGGGGCAATGTCCTTGGTGGCCTTGGCAATGGGGAATTCCAGCACTGCGCCAAACTTTTGCTGGAGATAGTTTCGCGCCAGCGTCGTTTTGCCAATGCCCGCCCGCGCCTGGATCACGATAATCTTGAAGCCCCGGCTCAGGAGTCCGTCTAGGTCGGCGATCGCCTCTTCCCGCCCGACGAAGTTGGGATCGGTCGCGGCTTCGTCAGCAACTGCCTGGGCCGATTGGTGGTCGTCGGGTTGCAGCGTCAGCCCAAAGGCGCGAAACAACTGTTCGAGCGATCGCGCATCGACCCCGCGCAGTTGGTCGCGCTGCTGGTCGAGCCAGGGCCGCAGAATGCGAGAAATGGTTTCCGGCGAGAGGTATTCCGCCGTGTGCCCGTTGGGGTTTCCAGGCTCGGTGCAGCGGGCAATTGCCGCGTAGGTGGGGCGATCGCCCGGAAACCGAAGGCACACAGCCTGCCAGATGCGGTCAAATCCCGTTTGGGTTAAGATGCGTCCCCGCTCACGCCGTGATAATACAGCCATGCCTGTAGACAGAATCAGCCATCCAACCGACCAAACGCTTTAGCAAGTGAACCCTTGGTTCACGGAGCCACCCACACCATTGCGTCAATATTCCCATGCTTTTTGGGAAATACTGAAAACTTCTTCCCTGAATCTTTATACTCAGGTTCGACCGTCCCCTATGCTGACTAGCAGCAACCCTTCGTCTCAGAGTCTCTGCCGTTAGCCCCGTTAGCCCCTCTAGATCCTCCCAATCTCCAACGCTTGGTGTTTCTCATGGTGAAGCTGAGCCACGTCGTTCCCTTTGGGCGATCGCTCGCCGAGTATCGCCTGATGTTTAACCTGACCGACCTCGACCTGTCCCGCGACATTTTGGACGCGGGCGGCGGCCCGGCCAGCTTCAACGCCGAGATGCACCAGTTGGGGTATCGGGTCATCTCCATCGACCCGATTTATCAATTCAGCGGCGCGGAAATCGAGCAGCGATTCTACGCCTGCGCCAGCGACATCATTCGCCAGGTGAAAGACACGCCCGATGGCTGGGTATGGGGCTATCACCAGTCGCCGGACGACCTGCTGCGGAACCGCGAAACGGCGCTGCGGCGGTTTTTGGCAGACTATGACCAGGGCAAGGCCGAAGGACGCTATCTCGTAGGCGAGTTGCCCGATCTGCCGCTGAGCGATCGCCCCTACGACCTGATGCTCTGCTCTCACCTGCTGTTTCTCTATTCCAACCATCTCAGCCTGGAGATGCACTGCCGCTCTATCGCCGCCCTGATGGTGCGGGGGCAAGAACTCCGGATCTTTCCGCTGCTGACCCTGGAACGAGTGCGATCGCCCCACCTCGAACCCGTCTGCGAAGTCCTCACCGACTTGGGCTATTACGTGGAAATCGTCCCGGTGTGCTACGAACTGCAAAAAGGCGGCAATGAGATGCTGCGGGTAACACGGCTGGCGGTCTAGTCGGTCGCAAATGATGCGAATGATTGAGAGAGGACTTATGCAGTTGGACTTATGCTGTTGGACAATTTCTCGCGGGCCGCGCCCGCGAGAAATTGTCCAAAATCCAGAGAGCTTATCGCAAGTGCGTCAGTCCTGTGAGAGATGAACGGAGCATCTGTTAGAGATTACAAAGAGACGACAAGCGTCCTGATGACTGATTTCCTTTTTACCTTGAGTGTTTACCTTGAGACAGATTTAGATCCATGCCCGATCCAATCCATCAGTGGTTCTCTACCCAACGCATCACCGATTCTCTGTACCTCATCACCGAGCCGCATTACTACTGGTTTAACCGGGCAAATTTGTGGCTAATTAAGGGGCGCGATCGCGATTTGCTGATCGACACGGGGCTGGGCGTACTCAGCCTGCGGGCCTATCTGGCAGATTTGCTGGACAAGCCGCTGCTGGCGATCGCCTCCCACATTCACTTCGACCACGCTGGGGGAATGCACGAGTTTGACCATCGCGCCATCCATGCGGCCGAGGCCAGCGCCCTGCGGATGGGCGACGACTACGAGGCACTGTGTACGCCGCAGCAGGGCTGGGTGCGGCAGGAGGATTTTTACCAGTTGCCCTACGAGGGCTTTACGGTGACCACCTACAGGCTGCGGGCCTGCGAGCCAACCCAGATTTTGAATGAGGGCGATGTGCTAGATCTGGGCGATCGCGCCCTGGAAGTGCTGCATCTGCCGGGCCACTCTCCGGGCTGCATCGCGCTCTACGACCCCAAAACGCAGGACTTTTTTTCCGGCGACGTGATCTACGACGGTGAACTGCTGGACGATCTGCATTGCAGCCATATCCCCACCTACCTGGCCACCTACGATCGGCTGGCGCGGCTGCCTGTGGAGACAGTCTATCCGGGGCACTACCGGATTTTTGGCAAAGCGGACTATGGGCGCATTGTGGACGAGTATCGGCGATCGCGCCGTAGTCTGGGCTGTCCGGGTGAACGGGTGCAGTCCTACGGCGGCCGGACTTAGCCATTGGCACCCTCGACAAGACCGATGCGTCACCAGGCAAAATCCGTGCTAAAACGGGGCGATAGAAAGGGGCGATGGGCAATTCGCGAAGCGATCCCTTCGAGGATCGCCCTGGCCGCTAGAATGAAATCGTCGATGGGGTCTTTGAACCTGCGGTTACGGTTGGGCCGGGTCGCCGTTTTAGCGGCACGCCTGGATTGAAGGGTCACGCAACGTCTGATGTCTGATTTGCAGCAGAAGCATCCGCCGGGAACGTCGCCGCTGGCACTGTGGTTTCGCGATACCACGGGGCTGACGGAGGAGCGCGTCCAGTTTCGCCTGCGCGGCAATCATCTGCACATTCTCTGTGAGGCGCAGCCCTGCCCCGACCGGGGGGCGATCGTGGGGCGGCTGCTGCCTGCGCTGCGGAAGGTTGACCTGAATACGCTGGTGCCCGCCGGACAGCCGACGATTTATCAAATTTATCTCTACGGTCGGCGACCCGGACAGTCGTTGCCGGACTGGTCGTTTTCGATTGATCTGCACCAGTTGGACTATCAGCTCCAGCAGTTTCTTGGGGAACAACTGCTGGCGGAAGAGTCCCCAGAGTCCTCGTCGCAGCGGGGCGGGCAGTTGGCGACGGTCAGTGCCGGATCTAGGTCTGTTTCAAAGGTTGGCTTTGGTGGGCTGCTGTCGGGCGATTCGCGTAGCGATCTCTCTGGGAATCGCTCGGTCGAAGGCGATGCGGCGCTCTCTGGGTCAACCCTGGGTCTGGCGCGGCAGGGGCATCCGGGGGCGATTCGCGAAGCGACCCCTGCGGGAATCGCCCGCTACCTGAGCGACCACCTCAGCAGCTTTGGCATATCCGTGAGGGCAACCGTCAAGCCGCTGCGCCTCGCCCCAGGGCCCGATCCCGATGCCGCACCGGAACCCCCACCCCAGCGGCTCTGGGTGCTGTGCGAGGCGAATTATTCGCTGGATTCCTCTCTGCTGGCGGAGCCGCTGGCTCAACATTTGCGCGATCTGCGGCTAGAGGGCTTTCGGGATGCGGTGGTGCGGGTGCAGGTGGCGGGCGAAAGCCAGCCTGACTGGATGCTCCAGGTCGATCTGACACCGCCCGATGCCATGCTGCGAGAGTGGGCCCGCTGGGGCGACGTGGGCAGTCTGACGCGCCTGCTCAACCCGGTGCTGGAGATGCTGGAGGGCGAGGTGTCTACCGCAACGCTGCGGGACTCGACGCTGCACCTGTTTTGTAGCCCCCTGCCCCAAAGCAGCCTTGCGCCCCATCCCCCCGACCGAGCGGCAGTGAAAGCGGGCGTGGGGGCTGTGTTGCAATCCATCGCGCCCCAGGGCATCCATGCTGCGACGGTCTACGGCCAGGTATTGCATCAGGAAACGCCGGCCTGGGTGGAATGGCTGGATTTGCCCGCCAGCCAGCAGCCGCACTTGGCAGACTCGACGCTGACCCTGGCCCAGCGGGGCGACTGGGGGGCGATCGCCTTTCTGCTGAATCGTCTGCTCAACCCCGACCTGACGCAGCAGTTGGCGACGGGCGGCATCCGTGTCCAGCTTTTGCCCAAGCCCGATGGCAGCGTATCATCGGATGCACCCACCCACGCCCAGCGCTATCTGCTGCATGTGATGAGCGATGCGCCCGTCTGTCCAGACCAGCGGCGGGTTGGCACGACGGTGGTGCGCTTTCTGCGGGATCTGAATTTGCCGCAACTGGCCGGTGTGCGGGTTTACGGGCGGCGTGCGGGACAAAAGTGGCCGCTGTGGAGCTATGGGGTGGATTTTGCGCCGCGATCGCGCGTGGTGCCAGAGCCAGCGCCAGAATTTGCGGCCACCGATGCCTATGTGGGCGACCTGCTGACTCCTGGCGGCGACCTGATCTTGCGCTCCGACGCAGATCTGCAAACCGTCTGGCAGCGCTGGTGCGATCGCCTCAGCGCGTCGATTCGGCGGGCGTTGGTGAAAACGCACCTGTTTGCTCCCACGGAGGATGCCCCCGCAGACGACTCCTCGGAAGCCTGGCGCTCGGACGGCCGCAGCTATCGGAATGGGGCCCTAGCAGCGGTGTGGGGGGCGGCAGGGCTGCTGTTGGCGGTGCAGGCAGACTGGCATCTGGCGCGACTCTTGCAGCAGCCTGAGCAAACGACCCAGCCGGATCGGTTTGTGGCGGTGGATGAGGTGCCGTCGCTGGCCTTGCCGCCAAGCCGGAACCCCTCGGCGACCGCTGCTGAAGCCGGAGCCGACGACGGGCGATTCCCACCGGGAGCGCTACGCAAATCGCCCAGCCCAGAGCCGCAGACCGAGGGCGATCGCATCTTTGATTTATCAGGCTTTACTCGCAATGAGGAAGCCGAAGGGGAGTCTAGCACCCCCAACCCGTCGCCCTCGCCAGAGGTGCAGATCTCGTCGCGATCGCTGCCCTACACGCCCGTCAGCGCGACCGAGCCGCAGACGGTGGCCGAGGTGCTGGCGGCGGGGCTGCCCTTCCCCACCTTCAATAGTCGCCAGCTCGACGAGAAGCTGATGCTCTACTACGAGCGGCTGCGGCAGACGGGCAACCCGCCCGATGTGCTGATCGTGGGTAGTTCGCGGGCCCTGCGGGGGGTTGACCCGGTGGCGCTCCAGCGGGAACTGGCGACCCTGGGCTATGCCGATGTGTCGGTGTTCAACTTTGGGGTCAACGGCGCAACGGCGCAGGTGGTGGACGCGATTTTGCGGCAGGTGCTAAAGCCCAACCAGTTGCCGAGGCTGATTCTGTGGGCCGACGGGGCGCGGGCCTTCAACAGCGGCGCGGTGGATGTCACCTACAACGGCATTGCGGTGTCGCCTGCCTATCGGGAGCTATTGGCGGGCACGCTGGCGCGACCCCAGGTGCTACCGGAGGATTTTGAAACCCCAGCGGAACCCGCAGAACCGACACCGACCCTCAACACCACGCTGCGCGACAGCTATCAAACCCTCGACCGCTGGCTGAGTCGGCAACTGGGCGATCGCTCGGCGGTGTTTGGTCAGCGCGATCGCCTTAAGGACGCGCTCCAGCAGCGGGTTCGTCCAGAGTCCCCCAGCGCCGTGTCTGCGGCCCCCCCGCCGGGCCGCAGCCCGATGCCCTCGCGGTTGCCCGCCGACTCGGCCGAGTCCCTGGTGGAGGCGGGGCGCGACCTGATCGACTTCGACGGCTTTTTGCCCCTGGCGCTGCGGTTCAACCCCGCCACCTACTACCAGGAGTATGCCCGCGTGCAGGGCCGCTACGATGGCGACTATACGGATTTTCGGATTGAGGGCGTGCAGGCGGCGGCGTTTCAGTCGGTGCTGAGGCTGGCGAGCGATCGCAATATTCCCGTCATTTTCATCAACCTGCCGCTGACGGATGAATACCTCGACCCGGTGCGCCGCCAGCACGAGCAGACCTTCCGCCAATACCTGCTGCGCGAGGATCTGGACAGCCCCAGCCTGGTTTTCCGCGACCTGGGCGAAATCTGGCTGGATCAGTACGACTATTTCTCTGACCCCAGCCACCTGAATCGCTACGGCGCGTTTGCGGTTTCTCGGCGCATTGCCCAAGACCCGATGATTCCCTGGAGCTACGCCAGAGGCAAGTAGCCCAGAAAATTAGCCCAGAAAATTAGCCCAGATATTCGCTAAATTCTTCCGAGAACTTCAATCTCGCCCTGGGGCGTAGCGCGAACGAGGACGGCTTCGCCCTCGCGGGGCACGAGGGTCGTCAGGGCGGTGATGTTGACCTGGTGGGTAACCAGCACGACCACGCCGGGGGTGTTGCGCTGATCCAGAATGACTTTAGTTTGGACTAACTGGCATCACAATAATGCTCAACAGGATGCCATAAAGAATCTGCTCAACCGTTCATAACAGTTGAACTTAAGGAATTGGATACAATCCTGCTCGCAGTTAAGCTGCTGTTGCAACCGGACTGTTCAGGGATTGTTCGGATGTCTTGCGTTTCGAGGCTCGTTTTTTGACCATCGGATAGCAGGGACGAGGAGTTGGCTTGTGCCCCTTGCCTCGTCCTGGCGATTTACCACGAGGTTTAGGCGCAGGAGCAGGGGTGCCAATCGCTGCCAAAATGCCTGCAAACGCTTGTGCGACCCGACCCGGAGTCAACGTTTCTTGCGGTGCCTGCCAGGGCAAGGGGTGGTCAGTACAGTCCTTTCGCGCTAACCACAACTGCCAACTGAGCAACGGCATCAGGCTGCTCCACTGTTCGGTTGCCGATACAGAACTGAACTGGGGATGTGTCCAATATAGCCTCTGCTTGGCAAAGCGATACCAGTGTTCAATGGCAAAGCGACGGAGGTAGTGCAACCACAGGGTTTCTAACGGAGGCATCTGCTCACCCAGCCAAACTAACCACAAAGGAGCCAAGCGTCGCGTGCTGCTCTGTGTCTCCAGCACCTCCACGCGCAACACTTCCATTGCCCGTTTGGGGGATTTGCGGAAATGGTATGCACTCCAACGACTGACCCGCACTCGTCCCCAGTTGGGATCATCGACTTCAACGGTTTCGACCGGGACACTCCAAGTGTCAGGGTCATTGAGTTTCATCTTATGTCCATGCTTGGCAGGTGCGCCTCGCCCTCGATACGCTGGGGGCGCGCCATAGACACATCGATTGGATGTAACCCGCAGCAGCAAGTCTGCCTCAATCCCTGCCGTTTGGTTGACAAAACTGGCATTGCCGTACCCTCGGTCGTAGATCGCCAACGGACGCACCGCTAACTGCCGAGTCACTTGTTTGAGTTGGAATGCCGCTTTACTGGCGGGTGTTTCAAAGCTGGTGATGCGCTCATGCCGCAATGGTAATGCCCAACTGCCCCTGTCTTCAGCAATCCAGGCTAAGGTACTGTAGTTTTGTCCGGC
The Thermoleptolyngbya sichuanensis A183 DNA segment above includes these coding regions:
- a CDS encoding cytochrome P450, producing the protein MHTLPPGTFGLPFLGETLNFFTDPNFAQKRHEQYGDLFKTRLLGKPTIFMRGVEANQFVLSNENTYFSVDWPPSTKALLGKLSLALQTGHEHQSRRRLLAQAFMPRALSGYISTMEAITQRYTQRWQQQGQLTWYPELRNYTLDIACKLLVGLDKGSQTRLGHVFETWCQGLFSIPLNVPWTAFGKAKRARRLLLEEMEQIIRDRQQRLSQSLNSSDGPESDGSEASDALDLLIRARDEDGQGLSLEELKDQVLLLLFAGHETLTSAIASFCLLTAQSPDVLDKLRAEQRGFDPAAPLSLDLLKQMTYLEQVLREVLRRIPPVGGGFRTVLQDCAYGGYTIPKNWSVLYQIGPTHQDASLYPQPEQFDPERFSAAQLGDRSADQQRYGYVPFGGGIRECLGKEFARLEMKIFATHLLRHWQWTLLPDQDLSMVIVPTPHPRDGLRVAFVAREAG
- a CDS encoding foldase protein PrsA; the protein is MAASPPFIVINGQQQLSLAQAVRYLQAAGKLDEMIGEILRQFVLDQALGDRAAGQPTGAAVEAAIAHFRQQADLTDPLAFQTWLESQGLDAEALQTQTQRELQLRQLRDRLTEPHLSQYFIERKLDLDQVVLSRLAVGDRDLAEELYQQLLEGASFETLAQDYSQTGDRLFNGMLGLLSRGSLPDALRAAVDAATPGDVLPPLFIEQENLWCVFRLDRVLPATLDHPEVLETLRNELFDQWIMRQLDGLDIEVLVGE
- a CDS encoding AzlC family ABC transporter permease, translating into MREFLRGGTRALGIVAGFLPTAVSFGAIAIQARLSVEATLGMSAWIFAGASQFAAVEGLRQGLAALSIGITVLVMNLRHVPMSLAIARHRYAQFPTWQRWLLCHGLVDEVFALEMSDPQRPFAYYLGMHCCCWGAWVAGTWLGCVVGLQIPERWLTFALPALFIYLLVNAIRQLRHPNRWIVLALSLILALGSTTLGSTGLLVSILGIAAIATLGMPEERPGQKPG
- a CDS encoding tetratricopeptide repeat protein → MAVLSRRERGRILTQTGFDRIWQAVCLRFPGDRPTYAAIARCTEPGNPNGHTAEYLSPETISRILRPWLDQQRDQLRGVDARSLEQLFRAFGLTLQPDDHQSAQAVADEAATDPNFVGREEAIADLDGLLSRGFKIIVIQARAGIGKTTLARNYLQQKFGAVLEFPIAKATKDIAPVEALLEEKLRQLGEEPGREFFVSLDRLKRKLQGDSQSDPYGNRLGILIDNLEPALDPDGRFIEPHRRYVELLNVLADPSVQSTTLITSRERLHEYMVSVQHYPLRGLALPAWEKVFQNRGLRCVDTPAMQALHRAHGGNAKSMDLIGSSIAEDFAGDVAAYWRVNQTNLLSHCELEDQVNQQFNRLQELSPDAYNLLCRMGCYRYQDVPTVPIEGLFCLLWDVPESRHRRVVRALQDRSLVECEQERYWLHPVIRAQALDRLASTPDYATAHRHAAEFWTERVTTIITQDDVQTALEAYYHYIDRGDHEAAADVIIQKRPNRWGTNESLGRSLYKRGLLSQAEEVILAVVDRLPDSYRRARLYGILGAVYYYSSDNIHEAVRCCQKARAIAQSVLQTPPDDDTAFKLRLVEINALLTIGICQIALGEYEAGMAAHSQVEQLCQPLTDARYRRSVLFYIAYLHLRLGNRKAARNIADDLYTAVEQLGDHQLPSWVTEYRLFFLGLTYRELGEIQRSRLLYHRVLDFGERSAYGQATSKALYGDAALDTEEGRYDQAVAKHQASIQYLRDVGAKYDLAEAYYQQGLTYRAMGDTHRSEESFQAAIALFQKTDAPKQVAKVQRAIDGS
- a CDS encoding SAM-dependent methyltransferase, producing MVKLSHVVPFGRSLAEYRLMFNLTDLDLSRDILDAGGGPASFNAEMHQLGYRVISIDPIYQFSGAEIEQRFYACASDIIRQVKDTPDGWVWGYHQSPDDLLRNRETALRRFLADYDQGKAEGRYLVGELPDLPLSDRPYDLMLCSHLLFLYSNHLSLEMHCRSIAALMVRGQELRIFPLLTLERVRSPHLEPVCEVLTDLGYYVEIVPVCYELQKGGNEMLRVTRLAV
- a CDS encoding MBL fold metallo-hydrolase, whose translation is MPDPIHQWFSTQRITDSLYLITEPHYYWFNRANLWLIKGRDRDLLIDTGLGVLSLRAYLADLLDKPLLAIASHIHFDHAGGMHEFDHRAIHAAEASALRMGDDYEALCTPQQGWVRQEDFYQLPYEGFTVTTYRLRACEPTQILNEGDVLDLGDRALEVLHLPGHSPGCIALYDPKTQDFFSGDVIYDGELLDDLHCSHIPTYLATYDRLARLPVETVYPGHYRIFGKADYGRIVDEYRRSRRSLGCPGERVQSYGGRT